A window of the Nisaea acidiphila genome harbors these coding sequences:
- a CDS encoding M81 family metallopeptidase: protein MARIIIGGFQHETNTFAPSKATLEAFTSPGSWPALVTGAPLFDAVKGINISVAGFIGEARRLGHELVPTSWAAASPSAHVTDEAFEHIAGLIVAGVKAALPADALYLCLHGAMVTESFEDGEGELIRRIREVTGPDLPILASLDLHANVTPEMVARADGLDAYRTYPHIDMAETGARVARTLDARLKSGSSKPARAFEQIPFLMPLVRQCTMAEPAGRLYGMIPAIEAEHNVTLAFATGFPAADIYHCGASVFAYGEDDVCVKLAVKQLVDAINAVEAEFAAQLPDPDTAVREAMRIAATADKPVVIADVQDNSGGGGDSDTTGLLRALISNGAEGAAIGLIVDPAAAEAAHAAGVGAEITLGLGGKSKVPGDAPYDGTFRVEALSDGQFTATGPFYSGSHMRLGLSARLSIGGVQIVVGSRKVQMADRMMYRFLGIEPEAMKILGNKSSVHYRADFAPIAAEIIECAAPGPVLADPGALPWKHLRPGLRVRPLGEPFGG from the coding sequence ACCTTCGCCCCCAGCAAGGCCACGCTTGAGGCGTTCACCAGCCCCGGAAGCTGGCCGGCTCTGGTGACCGGCGCGCCGCTCTTCGACGCGGTCAAAGGGATCAATATTTCGGTTGCGGGCTTCATCGGGGAGGCGCGGCGGCTTGGACACGAGCTGGTACCGACGAGCTGGGCCGCGGCCTCGCCGTCAGCGCATGTGACCGATGAGGCTTTCGAGCATATCGCGGGGCTGATCGTCGCGGGCGTGAAGGCGGCCCTGCCGGCGGACGCACTTTATCTCTGCCTGCATGGTGCCATGGTGACGGAAAGCTTTGAGGATGGGGAGGGAGAGCTGATCCGCCGGATCCGGGAAGTGACCGGCCCCGACCTGCCGATCCTCGCCAGTCTCGATCTGCATGCGAATGTGACGCCCGAAATGGTCGCGCGCGCCGACGGGCTTGATGCCTATCGGACCTACCCGCATATCGACATGGCGGAAACGGGTGCGCGCGTTGCGCGGACGCTGGACGCGCGTCTGAAGAGCGGGAGTTCGAAGCCCGCTCGGGCCTTTGAGCAGATACCTTTCCTGATGCCGCTGGTCCGGCAATGCACGATGGCGGAACCGGCGGGACGGCTCTATGGGATGATCCCGGCCATCGAGGCCGAGCACAATGTGACCCTGGCCTTTGCGACCGGCTTCCCGGCGGCCGATATCTACCATTGCGGCGCCTCTGTTTTCGCCTATGGCGAGGATGATGTGTGCGTGAAACTCGCCGTGAAACAATTGGTTGATGCAATTAATGCGGTCGAGGCGGAATTCGCGGCGCAGCTGCCCGATCCCGACACGGCTGTCCGCGAGGCGATGCGGATCGCGGCGACCGCCGACAAGCCGGTTGTCATCGCCGACGTGCAGGACAATTCCGGCGGCGGAGGCGACAGCGATACAACGGGTCTCTTACGGGCGCTGATTTCGAACGGGGCCGAGGGAGCCGCAATTGGCCTGATCGTGGACCCGGCGGCTGCCGAAGCGGCGCATGCGGCCGGTGTCGGTGCCGAGATCACGCTCGGTCTCGGCGGCAAATCGAAAGTTCCCGGGGATGCGCCCTATGACGGAACGTTCCGGGTGGAGGCGCTTTCCGACGGGCAGTTTACCGCGACGGGGCCATTCTATTCCGGTTCCCACATGCGGCTCGGCCTCTCGGCCCGGCTTTCGATCGGCGGCGTGCAGATTGTGGTCGGCTCGCGCAAGGTGCAGATGGCGGACAGGATGATGTACCGCTTTCTCGGGATCGAGCCGGAGGCCATGAAGATTCTCGGCAACAAGAGCTCGGTGCACTACCGCGCCGACTTCGCGCCGATCGCCGCGGAAATC